One Bacteroidota bacterium genomic window carries:
- a CDS encoding LexA family transcriptional regulator — MYEFLQKSEAAMNIYITSNIRLLRKRRKRTQEDVAFAVNMNRATYCGIELGKSMPGIETLVALSNYFRISIDTLIRVDLAKLSEFQLSELERGNDAFIKGSNLRILASTHNSDNKENIELVPEKAKAGYALGYADPTYINQLPRFQLPFLSAEKKYRTFQISGDSMLPVPDGAWITGEFVQDWDNVRSGRPYIILTLDDGIVFKIADNLIRDEGKLRLYSLNPFYKPYDVYVSEIKEVWAFTNYISTTIPEGRTVDGTLHQKISDLSAEIQAIKDQLKEK; from the coding sequence TTGTATGAGTTTTTACAAAAATCAGAAGCCGCCATGAATATTTACATCACCTCAAATATCCGCCTGCTCCGCAAACGCCGCAAGCGTACCCAGGAGGATGTGGCGTTTGCCGTCAACATGAACAGGGCCACTTATTGCGGGATTGAACTGGGAAAATCCATGCCCGGCATTGAAACTCTGGTTGCCCTTTCCAACTATTTCAGAATATCTATCGACACATTGATCCGTGTCGACCTGGCGAAACTTTCAGAATTTCAGCTATCTGAACTGGAAAGGGGCAATGACGCATTCATCAAAGGAAGTAACCTGCGGATACTGGCTTCTACCCATAATTCCGACAATAAGGAGAACATAGAGCTCGTACCAGAGAAGGCTAAGGCCGGATATGCCCTGGGTTATGCCGATCCTACCTACATTAATCAGCTTCCCCGCTTTCAGCTGCCTTTTCTATCAGCAGAAAAGAAATACCGCACTTTCCAGATTTCAGGTGACTCCATGCTTCCCGTGCCCGACGGGGCATGGATTACCGGTGAATTTGTACAGGACTGGGACAATGTCCGCAGCGGCAGGCCTTATATCATCCTCACCCTGGATGACGGCATCGTTTTCAAAATTGCAGACAACCTGATTCGTGATGAAGGAAAGCTCAGACTTTATTCCTTAAATCCTTTCTACAAACCTTATGATGTTTATGTATCCGAAATCAAGGAAGTATGGGCATTTACAAACTATATTTCCACGACTATCCCTGAAGGACGGACTGTAGATGGCACCCTGCATCAAAAAATATCCGATCTCAGTGCAGAAATCCAGGCCATCAAAGATCAGTTAAAAGAGAAATAA